AGGGTTTGGAttaacacacatatatacatacgtacctgaaaattttcatccgGGAGCAAGATTCCTGGGACATGGAAGGAGTGATCATCATCAAGAATATTAATGGAGCCGGTGTGATGGAGGGGTACTGGCTGAGAGACAACAGTCGAGATGGATTCCGAAGGTCTGCTGATATGGAATGCCGCTGCCGGAATCCGGTGGTGATGCTGTGGGATGTTACTCACGTGATGCTGTCCCATTTCACGCACTTCGCACGTGCCTGCTGCCCCTTGCTGTGCTTCCCTTGCAACTGAAGCCTCCCCAATATTCCCACCCTGCAACTATTAATCATCAAAAGATCAGCCGGGCTAGCTGGCCAGTCCTTTATCAAACACCTTGCACCtcatcttttttcattttttaaaaactcaatttgttgatttaatttggtGACTGATAGTCTCTGATCACAGCCTACGCCGGCTGTTACTGTCAAGCAAGCCGGCCATTACTTTCATGCTTTATCAAGAAGCAATACCGCACGCAGACActgttattttatgtatttcttcAAGTGTTCTCCATTACCTGATCACCAAAGGCTTTCCCGAATGGGAGAAAGCTGAAACTATCGATAGCGGTAGTGCCGTAACTTGAGATATGAGGAACAGCATTGGCAGCAACAGCAGTGGagaattgatgatgatgatgatgatgatcatctCTTTGAGGGatgattatttcttttgaGGAACAGCTCCCACTTCCACTCTCTATCCGGCCTTTCGGATCGCTAGCTCCCTCTACAGGATTAGCACCGATGCTGTTCTTGTCAGACCAGTTGCATTGCCTGGGCTGAGTCTGGTAGAAGATCTTGGAAACCACAAGCTCCCCCTCTTTCTCCTCCTCATGCTGCCCTAAATGGTATTGGTGCATAACCCAATTCGTTTTCTCGGGCTTTCGATTTTTCCCAAAGTTCGTGTACAACACCAGGATTTTCTTGCACCCCTTGTGCTTGCCATTCACCATCACAGGCCTGGTTTTGCCCGTCTTGTGCCACCGCGTTTCACCCCCTTGCATATCACAGTATTCCGTCTggattttcctcctctttctcGTACCGGTGGTGTACGCTTTAGACGGCCTGTGGAAGAAGTGCCTGCTCAATCCATCTCTTGTTACTCCTGGAGGAAACGGACAACGTGTTAATTTAGTGAAGGAAAATCCTTATCTAGCTAGACCAATATTAGTCGGATCGAGCCAGCCACACATAACAAATTCAATGcacttatcatgtgattgcTTCGAGTCTAGTCAGATCCTGTTGGGAAGCTGCAAATTGTTGCACCAAGAAAATTGACGAGGGAGGAGGAGATGATAAAGAAAACCCTAATCGAAACAATGATTTTCCTTACAACTTGtggatctatatatatattctttcatCAAGAAAAGGGCATAGTAAGACCTAACTTGTTGAATATTTGTATGCAGAAAATGAGAAGAAGGGGTTGGAGTAGGTGTGACCTGGAAGCTTTTCAGGATGGGTGTAGCAAATCCCATCTTCACCTTCAATAGTAGGAATGAACTCATCTATCAAAGGATGCGACTTTGATTGTTTTCCTTCTACTTTTGCTGCAAGATGTTCTATCAGCTCCTGGTCCGTCGGGTCGAACTTCACTCCCGCCGGCAGCCCTACCCAATCCTGCAACCAAATTCCATCAAAATAACAACTTCAAACCACTAACTACACATGATAATTAAAACCTTAAAATCCGGAAAAGGGAATTATATGTATAGAGGAAttacagacacacacacacaaacacatatatatatatatgtgtgtgtgtgtgtgtgtgtgtgtgcgtgttcCGGCAGCAAGCATAATCCTTATCTTATGTTCGATTCTTCCTTGTCAAAATCTTGCAAGTGAAGCcaagaatattttcatatgCAAAAAAGGATCCTCACCGGTTTTCCCTCGAGCTTCTGTCCACAACTAGGGCACTGTTTGGATCCACATAGTTGATGCTCCTCAAGCTTCGCATCGATGAGATCAGAAGTACTGCTGACGAACCCCATCTGACTACTACTCTTATTCATGGCTCAAATTAAACAAACAGCTCCTCTTTTTCTCCACCGtgtatctatctatctatctctatatatatatatatatatccaactTTAAAGAACCTGAATCCCCAGCTTCTTGTACATCCCCATATACAAAAGCTAGCTAGCTACTCTATATCTCTAGAGAGCAGCAGCTCGCATATATCAAGAAGATCTTCACTTATGTACAAAGATTCTGAGTAAAGTGAGAAGGTTTACAGCACTGTGCATGGTCATGAAGGGGCAATGAATCTTGAAACATATGTCGAACCATAAACAAGTGCAAATATGAAGTTTACAATCAGCGAGATGAACCGGGAGAGATTAttgattcatatatattaccAAAATTCAACCTTAGCCCGGAATtctttttgaacaaaaatcaAGGCTCAACGAGGGAACCATAGACAAACTTCATGTGATGGGGGtgggaggagagagagagaggggaggaggaagaagaaaccaAAGAGGTGGGATTCAGCTATAAAACCTCTGCTTTAACCATggaaccaaaaaaaaacactagAATTCCATTCACTTTAACTGAGATAAAGGAAATTAAAGGTAACCCAGAACCCACCTTTAATTCTTTGCTAATTTCACactgtgtgtgtttgtgtgtgtgtgtgtgtgagagagagagagagagagttggtttttgtttatattctACTTggaaaaaaacattattaaaaatcTGGGTGTGTAAAGGGGACTATAGTATATATAGCTATCTCTCTCGCTCACACAcctttgtgtgtgtgtttttgacTGGTAAAGCAAAAGCTAGCACACTGACTTAGCTGTTACTTAGGCAAATACTCAAAAGCCACAGCAAACACCGAACTgttcttttgtaattaattagtacaaTTAGCCCATccttcaaacatatatatatataccagtTCCATGATTGACATCACATCAACAAAATGAGCTACGTATatatcttaaataatttttttttatttttaatttttcaatatgttGGTTGATAATCATGTATACTTGACctgtatatataagaatataaaaaatagaaaaacatcatattttttaaatggtaaatatataattatatcagaatttaaataaataaaataatactctcgattcaattaatacactaatatttgatttattcatcaatacaatttaaaaataaataacataaattatatctCAGAAAAAGACCATTTGTCTATtcgataattaatatattaatattcgatTGTCTTCACTCTTGTAAATCATTAGGTCATataagacatatatatatatatatatatatatttgggaaaattgtaattctaGTGCTGTAATTTAGGGGGTGGCATTTTTAGttctgtataaattaatttttttcaatttagttttataactTTACagttttgacaaatttatatttttcagtcaatttgacctaaaattgtaatttacttgcaattttagtct
The nucleotide sequence above comes from Sesamum indicum cultivar Zhongzhi No. 13 linkage group LG11, S_indicum_v1.0, whole genome shotgun sequence. Encoded proteins:
- the LOC105173568 gene encoding NAC domain-containing protein 73-like isoform X2 gives rise to the protein MNKSSSQMGFVSSTSDLIDAKLEEHQLCGSKQCPSCGQKLEGKPDWVGLPAGVKFDPTDQELIEHLAAKVEGKQSKSHPLIDEFIPTIEGEDGICYTHPEKLPGVTRDGLSRHFFHRPSKAYTTGTRKRRKIQTEYCDMQGGETRWHKTGKTRPVMVNGKHKGCKKILVLYTNFGKNRKPEKTNWVMHQYHLGQHEEEKEGELVVSKIFYQTQPRQCNWSDKNSIGANPVEGASDPKGRIESGSGSCSSKEIIIPQRDDHHHHHHQFSTAVAANAVPHISSYGTTAIDSFSFLPFGKAFGDQLQGGNIGEASVAREAQQGAAGTCEVREMGQHHVSNIPQHHHRIPAAAFHISRPSESISTVVSQPVPLHHTGSINILDDDHSFHVPGILLPDENFQQQQQQQEQHHKIGGRSASGLEELIMGCTSTAPKQESSSITNPHEAEWLKYSTFWADPDNPDHHG
- the LOC105173568 gene encoding NAC domain-containing protein 73-like isoform X3 — protein: MNKSSSQMGFVSSTSDLIDAKLEEHQLCGSKQCPSCGQKLEGKPDWVGLPAGVKFDPTDQELIEHLAAKVEGKQSKSHPLIDEFIPTIEGEDGICYTHPEKLPGVTRDGLSRHFFHRPSKAYTTGTRKRRKIQTEYCDMQGGETRWHKTGKTRPVMVNGKHKGCKKILVLYTNFGKNRKPEKTNWVMHQYHLGQHEEEKEGELVVSKIFYQTQPRQCNWSDKNSIGANPVEGASDPKGRIESGSGSCSSKEIIIPQRDDHHHHHHQFSTAVAANAVPHISSYGTTAIDSFSFLPFGKAFGDQGGNIGEASVAREAQQGAAGTCEVREMGQHHVSNIPQHHHRIPAAAFHISRPSESISTVVSQPVPLHHTGSINILDDDHSFHVPGILLPDENFQQQQQQQQEQHHKIGGRSASGLEELIMGCTSTAPKQESSSITNPHEAEWLKYSTFWADPDNPDHHG
- the LOC105173568 gene encoding NAC domain-containing protein 73-like isoform X1, whose translation is MNKSSSQMGFVSSTSDLIDAKLEEHQLCGSKQCPSCGQKLEGKPDWVGLPAGVKFDPTDQELIEHLAAKVEGKQSKSHPLIDEFIPTIEGEDGICYTHPEKLPGVTRDGLSRHFFHRPSKAYTTGTRKRRKIQTEYCDMQGGETRWHKTGKTRPVMVNGKHKGCKKILVLYTNFGKNRKPEKTNWVMHQYHLGQHEEEKEGELVVSKIFYQTQPRQCNWSDKNSIGANPVEGASDPKGRIESGSGSCSSKEIIIPQRDDHHHHHHQFSTAVAANAVPHISSYGTTAIDSFSFLPFGKAFGDQLQGGNIGEASVAREAQQGAAGTCEVREMGQHHVSNIPQHHHRIPAAAFHISRPSESISTVVSQPVPLHHTGSINILDDDHSFHVPGILLPDENFQQQQQQQQEQHHKIGGRSASGLEELIMGCTSTAPKQESSSITNPHEAEWLKYSTFWADPDNPDHHG